The Spirulina subsalsa PCC 9445 region GTTCAGTAATAGAGATCACTCAAAAAGGCGATCGCGTTCACTGAATATGATGTCCCCCATCACACCGGACCAACCGTATTTTCCGACATACTGAATGTATCGAGTTAAGTCAGAAACCCATGTTAACTCTACTAGATGTAATCCAAGAAATCTCCCGTCTCGGTAAAATTACTCCCGAACTGGGTCAAGAATTGGACATTCTGCTCTGGTCTAGACCGTTTAATGATTCAGAAATCACGATTTTACGGCAATTAGACCAATGGATTAGCTCCGGCCTCGTACAAATCGACTAATTCAAATTGACTAATTTAACACCTCTTCAACTTCTCTCTGCTCCTAGAGTTCAGCCTTTAGCCTTTTTGATCCAACCGGAATTACTCTTCCTGATTCCCAGAGTCCAATAACTCAAATAACCGCTGGCGCATCCCTAGATGACGTTCTACCCCCTCGTAACCATAACGATTGAGATTGTGCTGTACAATAAACCGCTCTAAATCAGTAATCCGTTCGCGGGTGTTGGGATGGGTGGATAACCAAGCGGGAGGACTCGGTTTATTTTCCTGCTCCAACCGTAACAACAAATGGTGTAAACCATCGGCCGGGTAGCCACTGGCCGCGAGGAGACGAGTTCCCACGCGGTCGGCCTGTCGTTCCATCTCCCGACTGTAGCGAAAGACCATTAAATTAGTCGCTGTCCTCCCCACCCAAGGGATTTGGCGCATCATATTGGCCGTGACTTGGCCTTGGGTCATTAACTGGAAGCCATGAGAGAGAATCGTGTGGGCGAGTTCATGAGCTAAAAGTCCCGCCAGTTCTGCTTGGGACTGGGCGGCTAAAATCGCTCCGGCGTTGATGAAGATTTGCCCACCGGGGAGCGCAAAGGCGTTAAATGTCTCATCTTGGAGAATATGGAATTCATAGTTAAAGTCATTCCGACCGGATACTTGCGCTAATTTTTCCCCCATTTCCTGCACATAGGCTACCAATTCAGGATCTGTAATTAGGGGGGCTTGATCAAGGATTTGACGAGCCATCCGTGTACCCACGGATGATTCTCCCCGTAATAACAAGGCAGTAGTTTCCACAGTAGACAGAGAGCCGAAAATATTCCCCGTGGCGAAC contains the following coding sequences:
- a CDS encoding M48 family metallopeptidase encodes the protein MKFVFHAGLIVCSSLLSGVALAEVPASVEIITEVEIEDLPQRTFELTPEEQARYDILREADALFLEGNYARARELYQQVKPPFKREIQPLEAPGEGFEDSSLLSPAGSAFWRQYQQGVTQNVDSRVLVPLQLLVEREPDFILGHLHYAQRLKERGHNQGAEAVLQGALGRFPHHLGLTEMAIQTYEAGENWLGASFLARQFALSHPEHPQQAEFLQRADENFRRYQQQLQQQITGGAIANVLTGSLSLFATGNIFGSLSTVETTALLLRGESSVGTRMARQILDQAPLITDPELVAYVQEMGEKLAQVSGRNDFNYEFHILQDETFNAFALPGGQIFINAGAILAAQSQAELAGLLAHELAHTILSHGFQLMTQGQVTANMMRQIPWVGRTATNLMVFRYSREMERQADRVGTRLLAASGYPADGLHHLLLRLEQENKPSPPAWLSTHPNTRERITDLERFIVQHNLNRYGYEGVERHLGMRQRLFELLDSGNQEE